In Rutidosis leptorrhynchoides isolate AG116_Rl617_1_P2 chromosome 2, CSIRO_AGI_Rlap_v1, whole genome shotgun sequence, one genomic interval encodes:
- the LOC139891402 gene encoding pectin acetylesterase 8-like isoform X2, producing the protein MAVISTTRELLKYKILLLSFMIFLILQCSEAVNLTILQSAVAKGAVCLDGSPPAYQLDKGFGDGVNSWLVDLQWGGWCDSVQDCIARVNMSNGLGSSKFMSEFDFTGILSNQKNLNPNFYNWNRVYMRYCDGSSFTGDVDKVDPVNNLHFRGARVFDVIIEELLTLGMKDAQNALLTGCSAGALASILNCDKFRGFLPSSTRVKCVPDAGYFAHVKDLSGKYLTSQYYDRIVTLHESAKRLPSGCTSSMKPGLCFYPQFVTPYINTPIFILNSAYDTWQVDYILSPNAADPNGGFTKCKTNLSECSATQIKRLEVTAKKATNGIFINTCYTHCQSETQSAWLGDPALKLGNKTMSGAVGDWFYDKSEFRKVDNKNVSPHYC; encoded by the exons ATGGCTGTTATATCAACTACAAGAGAGCTGCTTAAATACAAAATATTACTATTAAGTTTTATGATTTTTCTAATATTACAATGTTCTGAGGCAGTGAATTTAACTATTCTTCAAAGTGCTGTGGCCAAAGGAGCAG TTTGTTTGGATGGTAGCCCACCAGCCTACCAGCTTGATAAAGGGTTTGGAGATGGTGTCAACAGTTGGTTAGTTGATTTACAG TGGGGAGGATGGTGTGATTCAGTACAAGATTGTATCGCTAGGGTAAATATGAGCAACGGATTAGGATCATCTAAGTTTATGTCCGAATTCGACTTCACTGGGATCTTGAGCAATCAAAAAAACCTGAATCCAA ACTTTTATAATTGGAACAGAGTATACATGAGATACTGTGACGGATCATCATTCACCGGAGATGTGGATAAAGTCGATCCT GTCAATAACCTTCATTTTCGAGGTGCAAGAGTATTCGATGTTATAATAGAGGAGCTTTTGACCCTTGGAATGAAGGATGCACAGAAT GCTCTTCTCACTGGGTGCTCGGCTGGTGCGTTGGCTTCAATACTCAACTGCGACAAATTTAGAGGATTTTTACCATCAAGTACTAGAGTAAAATGTGTTCCTGATGCTGGTTATTTTGCTCATGT GAAAGACCTTTCAGGAAAGTATCTTACATCACAATACTATGACAGAATAGTTACATTACAT GAATCAGCAAAACGTTTACCTTCTGGATGTACATCAAGTATGAAACCTGGTCTA TGTTTCTACCCACAATTCGTTACGCCTTATATTAATACACCTATTTTCATACTGAACTCAGCTTACGATACATGGCAA GTGGACTACATATTGTCACCGAATGCAGCCGATCCTAACGGTGGCTTCACCAAGTGCAAGACAAATTTGAGTGAATGTTCTGCGACACAAATCAAACGACTTGAAG TCACTGCTAAAAAGGCAACTAATGGGATTTTTATCAATACTTGCTACACTCACTGCCAATCTGAAACCCAATCGGCATGGCTAGGTGATCCTGCTTTGAAATTGGGCAACAAG ACCATGTCAGGTGCAGTTGGTGATTGGTTTTACGACAAAAGTGAGTTTCGAAAGGTTGATAACAAAAATGTGTCACCTCACTATTGTTAG
- the LOC139891402 gene encoding pectin acetylesterase 8-like isoform X4, with amino-acid sequence MAVISTTRELLKYKILLLSFMIFLILQCSEAVNLTILQSAVAKGAVCLDGSPPAYQLDKGFGDGVNSWLVDLQWGGWCDSVQDCIARVNMSNGLGSSKFMSEFDFTGILSNQKNLNPNFYNWNRVYMRYCDGSSFTGDVDKVDPVNNLHFRGARVFDVIIEELLTLGMKDAQNALLTGCSAGALASILNCDKFRGFLPSSTRVKCVPDAGYFAHVKDLSGKYLTSQYYDRIVTLHESAKRLPSGCTSSMKPGLVDYILSPNAADPNGGFTKCKTNLSECSATQIKRLEEFKSDFLKAVSVTAKKATNGIFINTCYTHCQSETQSAWLGDPALKLGNKTMSGAVGDWFYDKSEFRKVDNKNVSPHYC; translated from the exons ATGGCTGTTATATCAACTACAAGAGAGCTGCTTAAATACAAAATATTACTATTAAGTTTTATGATTTTTCTAATATTACAATGTTCTGAGGCAGTGAATTTAACTATTCTTCAAAGTGCTGTGGCCAAAGGAGCAG TTTGTTTGGATGGTAGCCCACCAGCCTACCAGCTTGATAAAGGGTTTGGAGATGGTGTCAACAGTTGGTTAGTTGATTTACAG TGGGGAGGATGGTGTGATTCAGTACAAGATTGTATCGCTAGGGTAAATATGAGCAACGGATTAGGATCATCTAAGTTTATGTCCGAATTCGACTTCACTGGGATCTTGAGCAATCAAAAAAACCTGAATCCAA ACTTTTATAATTGGAACAGAGTATACATGAGATACTGTGACGGATCATCATTCACCGGAGATGTGGATAAAGTCGATCCT GTCAATAACCTTCATTTTCGAGGTGCAAGAGTATTCGATGTTATAATAGAGGAGCTTTTGACCCTTGGAATGAAGGATGCACAGAAT GCTCTTCTCACTGGGTGCTCGGCTGGTGCGTTGGCTTCAATACTCAACTGCGACAAATTTAGAGGATTTTTACCATCAAGTACTAGAGTAAAATGTGTTCCTGATGCTGGTTATTTTGCTCATGT GAAAGACCTTTCAGGAAAGTATCTTACATCACAATACTATGACAGAATAGTTACATTACAT GAATCAGCAAAACGTTTACCTTCTGGATGTACATCAAGTATGAAACCTGGTCTA GTGGACTACATATTGTCACCGAATGCAGCCGATCCTAACGGTGGCTTCACCAAGTGCAAGACAAATTTGAGTGAATGTTCTGCGACACAAATCAAACGACTTGAAG AATTTAAGTCTGATTTTTTAAAGGCGGTTTCAGTCACTGCTAAAAAGGCAACTAATGGGATTTTTATCAATACTTGCTACACTCACTGCCAATCTGAAACCCAATCGGCATGGCTAGGTGATCCTGCTTTGAAATTGGGCAACAAG ACCATGTCAGGTGCAGTTGGTGATTGGTTTTACGACAAAAGTGAGTTTCGAAAGGTTGATAACAAAAATGTGTCACCTCACTATTGTTAG
- the LOC139891402 gene encoding pectin acetylesterase 8-like isoform X1, translating into MAVISTTRELLKYKILLLSFMIFLILQCSEAVNLTILQSAVAKGAVCLDGSPPAYQLDKGFGDGVNSWLVDLQWGGWCDSVQDCIARVNMSNGLGSSKFMSEFDFTGILSNQKNLNPNFYNWNRVYMRYCDGSSFTGDVDKVDPVNNLHFRGARVFDVIIEELLTLGMKDAQNALLTGCSAGALASILNCDKFRGFLPSSTRVKCVPDAGYFAHVKDLSGKYLTSQYYDRIVTLHESAKRLPSGCTSSMKPGLCFYPQFVTPYINTPIFILNSAYDTWQVDYILSPNAADPNGGFTKCKTNLSECSATQIKRLEEFKSDFLKAVSVTAKKATNGIFINTCYTHCQSETQSAWLGDPALKLGNKTMSGAVGDWFYDKSEFRKVDNKNVSPHYC; encoded by the exons ATGGCTGTTATATCAACTACAAGAGAGCTGCTTAAATACAAAATATTACTATTAAGTTTTATGATTTTTCTAATATTACAATGTTCTGAGGCAGTGAATTTAACTATTCTTCAAAGTGCTGTGGCCAAAGGAGCAG TTTGTTTGGATGGTAGCCCACCAGCCTACCAGCTTGATAAAGGGTTTGGAGATGGTGTCAACAGTTGGTTAGTTGATTTACAG TGGGGAGGATGGTGTGATTCAGTACAAGATTGTATCGCTAGGGTAAATATGAGCAACGGATTAGGATCATCTAAGTTTATGTCCGAATTCGACTTCACTGGGATCTTGAGCAATCAAAAAAACCTGAATCCAA ACTTTTATAATTGGAACAGAGTATACATGAGATACTGTGACGGATCATCATTCACCGGAGATGTGGATAAAGTCGATCCT GTCAATAACCTTCATTTTCGAGGTGCAAGAGTATTCGATGTTATAATAGAGGAGCTTTTGACCCTTGGAATGAAGGATGCACAGAAT GCTCTTCTCACTGGGTGCTCGGCTGGTGCGTTGGCTTCAATACTCAACTGCGACAAATTTAGAGGATTTTTACCATCAAGTACTAGAGTAAAATGTGTTCCTGATGCTGGTTATTTTGCTCATGT GAAAGACCTTTCAGGAAAGTATCTTACATCACAATACTATGACAGAATAGTTACATTACAT GAATCAGCAAAACGTTTACCTTCTGGATGTACATCAAGTATGAAACCTGGTCTA TGTTTCTACCCACAATTCGTTACGCCTTATATTAATACACCTATTTTCATACTGAACTCAGCTTACGATACATGGCAA GTGGACTACATATTGTCACCGAATGCAGCCGATCCTAACGGTGGCTTCACCAAGTGCAAGACAAATTTGAGTGAATGTTCTGCGACACAAATCAAACGACTTGAAG AATTTAAGTCTGATTTTTTAAAGGCGGTTTCAGTCACTGCTAAAAAGGCAACTAATGGGATTTTTATCAATACTTGCTACACTCACTGCCAATCTGAAACCCAATCGGCATGGCTAGGTGATCCTGCTTTGAAATTGGGCAACAAG ACCATGTCAGGTGCAGTTGGTGATTGGTTTTACGACAAAAGTGAGTTTCGAAAGGTTGATAACAAAAATGTGTCACCTCACTATTGTTAG
- the LOC139891402 gene encoding pectin acetylesterase 8-like isoform X3: MAVISTTRELLKYKILLLSFMIFLILQCSEAVNLTILQSAVAKGAVCLDGSPPAYQLDKGFGDGVNSWLVDLQWGGWCDSVQDCIARVNMSNGLGSSKFMSEFDFTGILSNQKNLNPNFYNWNRVYMRYCDGSSFTGDVDKVDPVNNLHFRGARVFDVIIEELLTLGMKDAQNALLTGCSAGALASILNCDKFRGFLPSSTRVKCVPDAGYFAHVKDLSGKYLTSQYYDRIVTLHESAKRLPSGCTSSMKPGLCFYPQFVTPYINTPIFILNSAYDTWQVDYILSPNAADPNGGFTKCKTNLSECSATQIKRLEEFKSDFLKAVSVTAKKATNGIFINTCYTHCQSETQSAWLGDPALKLGNKIFADHVRCSW, encoded by the exons ATGGCTGTTATATCAACTACAAGAGAGCTGCTTAAATACAAAATATTACTATTAAGTTTTATGATTTTTCTAATATTACAATGTTCTGAGGCAGTGAATTTAACTATTCTTCAAAGTGCTGTGGCCAAAGGAGCAG TTTGTTTGGATGGTAGCCCACCAGCCTACCAGCTTGATAAAGGGTTTGGAGATGGTGTCAACAGTTGGTTAGTTGATTTACAG TGGGGAGGATGGTGTGATTCAGTACAAGATTGTATCGCTAGGGTAAATATGAGCAACGGATTAGGATCATCTAAGTTTATGTCCGAATTCGACTTCACTGGGATCTTGAGCAATCAAAAAAACCTGAATCCAA ACTTTTATAATTGGAACAGAGTATACATGAGATACTGTGACGGATCATCATTCACCGGAGATGTGGATAAAGTCGATCCT GTCAATAACCTTCATTTTCGAGGTGCAAGAGTATTCGATGTTATAATAGAGGAGCTTTTGACCCTTGGAATGAAGGATGCACAGAAT GCTCTTCTCACTGGGTGCTCGGCTGGTGCGTTGGCTTCAATACTCAACTGCGACAAATTTAGAGGATTTTTACCATCAAGTACTAGAGTAAAATGTGTTCCTGATGCTGGTTATTTTGCTCATGT GAAAGACCTTTCAGGAAAGTATCTTACATCACAATACTATGACAGAATAGTTACATTACAT GAATCAGCAAAACGTTTACCTTCTGGATGTACATCAAGTATGAAACCTGGTCTA TGTTTCTACCCACAATTCGTTACGCCTTATATTAATACACCTATTTTCATACTGAACTCAGCTTACGATACATGGCAA GTGGACTACATATTGTCACCGAATGCAGCCGATCCTAACGGTGGCTTCACCAAGTGCAAGACAAATTTGAGTGAATGTTCTGCGACACAAATCAAACGACTTGAAG AATTTAAGTCTGATTTTTTAAAGGCGGTTTCAGTCACTGCTAAAAAGGCAACTAATGGGATTTTTATCAATACTTGCTACACTCACTGCCAATCTGAAACCCAATCGGCATGGCTAGGTGATCCTGCTTTGAAATTGGGCAACAAG ATTTTTGCAGACCATGTCAGGTGCAGTTGGTGA